taacatgctcacagtgatAAAGCTCAACATGCTGATGCTAAGTGTGTATGTTTACGGATTAAAAATGTGTCCTTGTGGGGGTGCTAATAGTTCAGGAAACACCAAATTTAATCAAAATCATCCTCTTGGGACCATCAACGTCTGTATGGCAtcgcaatccatccaatagttttTGAGATTATATTTCAGTGGCGGCGAACTGAGATGCTAGCATGTTTGAGAACTGCTAATTTGTGCACAATGTATAAGttggtgttttttctctcagcacCTCCTGACTTCAACAGATTAAACCGTCAAATCCACAAAGAAGGAATATCACATAGTGTCCTGTACGTACCAGAGGTATCTATGCTAGCATTGGAAATCATTTATCAGAAGGCACAGATGAATCGGGCGGTTTCTACTTTCAAGCATGATATTTTTATAGATCAAAAACATATCCATTGTTTGAAAGCATTGAACGAAACATAAAGGTCAAACAGTCACAAAAACATGAGCAACTTCCCatgaaaacatataaaacagTTAGAAAAGGGAAACCTGTAGGCAACCGATAaataaacctaaccaagactaacagaaatgtatttatttcaaactTAAATATCCAGGGAGGGTAAATGCTATCAGCTGCACATCTTAATACATTAACTGCACCAACATGCAATTGATCTGGACAAGAAAAACACTGTTACCACACTAGTAGCAGCTAGGAATGCATTTTTACGAGATAACACTCACCTCGTAAGCCTGACTAAAGCTGCGCATAGAGAATAGATCACATGGTAGTTTCCTGATGACACTCctgaataagaaaataaattagaAGTCGGTGGACACACAAGCGTATAATACAAAGTGATGAGTGGTGCATAGCAAAAAACAGTTCATTTACAATCTCAACAATAATTCATTGACATAAATACAACACAGCTACAGGTACACTGTACTGTAGATGAGTCATGAGATCACCAGAGAAGCAGGAAATGACCATTTACAGTCGGATGTTTTTCTATTTATCCACATGCGTTTGATGTTCGTTCATTCAGCCTCTTCATATTAAACCTGACTTATCTCTCTGCACTGACAACGAGTAAGACTCTAattgtgggagaaaaaaaaagaaaagaaagatttgCTATTCCACCCACACGTTTCATGAAACAGATGATTTTGGAGCCAAAGTCGCACCATGTGCTGATGTAGTCAGTGTTGCCTCACTGTGAAAGGTGCAACATTGTTCATTTGAGTGAtgttttgcaaataaatgtgtGCAGTCGAATACATTTGGATTCGATTAAGTCCTGTCAGGCAGAAGAAAGGCTGACGACAAAAAGGACTCCAACTGATTCCCAGTTCATGTGCTGCAAACGGGCCTGACTGGACAGGATTCAGTGGCTGTTTCTGATCGGGCCCAGTTAGGACGCAGTGAACGGAGTCAAAACCTCCACGGATGACCTCACGTTTTAGACACCCGCGGAAATGTAATGACATCTTCATCGTCGATTGCACTTGTATGGGGAGCTGAGGCCAAAGTTAACCACGACTGCCTACTGGTTCACGAGCAGCAATGTGGCTAATGCAGTGTTGCTATGGACACAACATACGGAACCTTTAAGTTAGCTGGATTCCAACGTGAAAAGCCCAGTGGTGTATTTGTTTCATCTTTACACTCCTAGCACATTAGCTTCGAACTGGCTAGGTTGGCAGtcaaaacgttttttttcttccacgttctgttgataattttagtaattttttaaactgacaaatgTTTTGAAATTACACAGTTAATATTTATTGCTTTAACTGTAATTTAgatatttttgtagtttttattgagAATAAGAAGCAGTTAAAATTCACAATAAGTTATTCTAAtgaaaatcttatttttatggCAAACTTTTGCTTCCATAACTACTGCAAAGGATAAGAGTGATTCTGCTGGGTGAAGATGACTTTGACTTCAGCTGTAtatggcctttttttttttatatatatatattttatttatttattagaattCCCAAGACAGGTGCCCTATAATTTCACAGTTGGTTAGAGAACGACCACATCTTTGAGTCTAGATCAGCACTGTGGATACTTGACATTGTTATCTACTATTTCCAAATCAAATCCTGCTGTACGGGAGGCAGTGAGATCTGATCACTCGGAGGGTCCGACCTGAGCCGGCCGCTAAACTAAACTACGCTTGTGAATCACCTCGATTCCTGACAGCTGTCTGCAGACTACATCTACGCTTAATCTTTACAATTTTTCACATATGATCTGATAGAAAATATAAACTTTATATAGTCATATATTAAACATAGTAATTAATCTGTAAATATTCAGACCAGTTGTTTTCATTATCGACATCTCGTAGCAGTCAAATATGTGGATGGTTTCCTCCCGTGTATCTTGTACTGTCTGCCATGAACTGTGTCTTAAAAGGAGATGTAAATAATGTGAAGACCGGTTTGAGTCGTCAGTGTGCGGTGAGTTCCTGTTGACCTGTGGACACCTGAATGTTCTGCTCTACCCAGCACCTGAAAGAACAGCAATGCTGCACACGGGGCGCTCATTAACTGTCGTGACTATCTACAGATAGATACAGTGTACTTCCATTGTGTTTGCTATAGATGATGcagtctctcttcctctctctgttggtttcgagtgtctctgtgtgtgtgatcttgGCACTTTGGTTGTGGCGAGCAGAGTGTAAGTGGAGCCAGCCGGCCTCTCGGTTTTGGCCCGACGTCTTGCTTCTACCAGGCCAGAGGGGAAGACAGTCTGGGGCTTCTGGGGTTGTCTGGAGTCTGGGTCTCGCTGAGAGCTCTCTGCAAGACAAAACCCATAATCTCATCTGATTTATGCCTATTTCACCGTATTATTTTCAGATTCAGAGCACATTTGCTTATTCCGCAGACAGCAGCACTTTGTGGCTTTATCTCTTTATAGCTGCAGACGGCTGACACTCTGTGAGAGCACCGGCTGAATTCTTATTGTTTTTTCAGGGGTAGTGGGGGAGCCTGGATCTGTCAAACATCTGTTGCATAAATCAAAAGATGAGCTGTCAAATTCTGCGCAGCTCACCTCAAACTTGGAGATGAAGTCTGAAAAGATGCCGAAGAAGGCCTCAGTTTTGGTGGACTTGCCATCCTCTCCGAAGTAGGAGGCCACCTTGGAGAACTCCTCCATGGCTCGGGTCTGCAGGGACTCCAGAGACTGGATCGCGGGATGGCTGTTCTCCAAAAAGCTCTGTGGGAggatttttacacattaaagtctgTTTTCTTGTCATGAGAGGTACTACTAGTAATGTCTACTACTTATTATGTCTTCTGTGGATCTGGAGGAGCTTTGTACGGATGCTAATTAGCTGCATTTTGTAAAAAGTAGTATTCAGAGTTTACGGGTGTGACTCACATTCTTATCAttctttttttggtcttttgtgAGTCCCTCAACTTTATGTTTGTGCAGTAGTTAATTGCTAGAGAACCACTATAAAGTAAAGCATggcaactccactggtttcaaaagaAGTTGGGTTATATGGaggcttatgagaaaatgaccctacttcttaCTTGATTTATTAGCTCGgtaaacattttctgaatgaGTTCATGGTCTCACTCACTcatttcaagtcttcttcattATAACATGAAGTTCATTTAGTGAGTTAAGGTCTCTTTTAGAGTAAAATTGTTGACAAAGCAGGGTGTTGAAACGTGCGGCGACCATCTGATTGACAAGTCGCTACCACTGCTTGTCCTTGGGTTGTCAGTCAGATCCAACCAGGTGAAGCTCCCTACATGTTCCTACCTTTGGACGGAGCCAGGCAAGCTGTTTCATCCTGACTctggtctttatgctaagctaagataaggTAGCCGCATAGCTAATTTACTTGCTAAAGAGTTTCCCCAAATGTAAAGCAATCAGTAGCTTTTATGAAAAAGTATAAATGTAGCAGCTCACAATGTTCTATATATTTGATGGgtaatatatatttaaacagTTAGCGTACGCTCATGACAGAGGCAAAATGGTCCTCAGAGGTGGGCTGGATCTTCAAACAGGCCGTCCGGATGTCCTGAATGGTTGTGTGAAGGTCACTCAGCTCTGCTGTGATGGCCCTCTGGTTCACTGAACAGGATAAATGTACAAACAAGGTGATGAGTTACAGAAAAACTGCATTTGGTTGAATGTTTGTAATAGTATCAACAAGGAAATGTGCAGATCAGACTCAAAACAGCCTGTCTTGTTTTacaatgtcaaaatgaaatataGAACCATCATCCTGTGCTATTTAAACAGTTATTTGAACAAAACACATCTTACAGCTACTTTAAAATAGAGGCTATAAGTAAAGTTTGAGCATAAGACAGAACGGAAGGAGGGCCGAGTTAAAGAGCCctcctgctgtgacatcatcgtACCCTTGGCTGCCAGAGCCACTGTTGTGAGGTCTCTGGAAAAGTTGAGCAGCTCAGGGAAGTGTTGGCACAGAGACTTGGCCAGAATGTGGAGAAAGGTGGATTTCCCGTCCACCGTTTTGGTCGTGCTGAGCTGCAAGAAAGAAGGCAAGAATGAACGACTCAAATCTAATACTGAGGTGAACATGACGTGGTTGAAGCACAGGTGTCGATGCTGTACCTCAGTCAGGAAGTTGATCTTAAAACTGGTTGTCCTGTTGCTCTTGGGCTGACCATTGTTCAGGTAATTTCCCATTGCAAGTACAAACTGTGGGAAGAAACACTTAATAACCACTATTAACACTCAGAACATGCACTCTTTCCCTGCTCTAGATGTTTACCTCCAGGATCTTGGCCAGTTTCTTGCTGCTCTTCAGCTCCACTGAAGCCTTGTAGATGTAATCATACGCGACCTTCATCTCCTCCGTCCTCTCCTGCAGGGTCGTCTTGAAGTGGAGGCTCCGCAGACGGGTCTTATACTCGGGCACCATCAGCATCTGataccaaaaaaacacatcaattcaCTCGAATGGTTCTATCTTTCTTTCTATAACCTGGTGGCTGTTTGAGGCTGTACCTGGAAGATGAACTGGTCGGGCTCGCTCAGTTTGGCCGGGTCCTGGTCGAACTGCTCGTACTGTTTGACCTCCTCCTCATCAGGGGCGTAGAGCAGCAGCTGCTTGATGTGAGCGGGCTCCAGCCTGTCGGTGGTCATGTTCATCAAGATCTGACGCAGCTCGCTGACGGAGAGCTTCAGATGGGCGATGAGGATGGCTGCAGAGAAAAGGAGCAGGGGAAGAAGTGGCAGATTTAACTCTTATCCACTTTTATCAGATTACAAAGAGGATCAGTGTGAACCCGACTGCAGACAAAACCTTTCATCTCCCTCTGGTGATGTGCCCTTTTCCACTATGTACTGTTCTCATTTCTTACTACGCTTCTGTGTCAGACTGATTATGAAATCCAACATCCAACTTGTAAAAGAACAAACTTCTTTCTACTTTCTTTATTCGGTGTCATATTACAACACTAATAATGCAGGAATATATAAAATGAGTCCATGAATCTTTTGCCCCAGAGCATGCTGGCAGGGTTTCAAACGCACCTACATCATTTAGGCGCAGTGAGCAACCAAACATattaaagtaatatttcaaaataagagacaCAAAATTATGAGTAGTTATAAGGTCAAATTTACGACCTGCGTGATGTTATCGGGGAGGAGGGACctttacaaaaatgtacatcaATAATGGCGTCTTCAGCATTTGATACATCCTCTAGTGTTCACCATGCTCACATGTGTGTGGTGCAGTGTTTTGGGCTTCTCTTTGTCAACAAAGTATTTGAAAATAGTTCAACATCATATGTCATAGTTAGTAGTCTTACATACTTGAGCCTCGACCTtttgtcaggtgtgtgtgtgtgtgacctgaaTGATCTGTGTGGTATACTCACAGGCGTTGTAGGCCTTCTTATGAGACAGAATCTCCACCAcgtctttctttttaaagttcTCTGGCAAGAAGGCTGGaggctctggaggagagactgATAATTTCAACAAACACTGTAAGGGTGTATTCTCCTGGCACCGGGGgtcaataaacacacacacacacacacacacacacgcacacgcactgGCTACATGATGGGTTAATAACACAGCGCTGCTGTTCGAGTCACTAGAGGCCGAAATGTCAGCGGTATCTAGAGTAAATAAAAGAGGTGTGTTTCTCCTCTGGCAGAGCCGTGTTATTacagagggggaggggaggggggggggggttaatgGTGCCTTGTGGAGAATGGATTTGATGAACACGTGAATGGAGCAGCTCCAAAACAGGTAATGGAGAACATCATAACTGTGAAGgtacaaacaaaacaggagatgtcaacacagacacaaagattCACTTCGAAGGAGTGACAACATTGAGCATGATGCACATAAAGATGCTGtttgtgatgatgatgctgtacGACAAAGGCTGATGAGGACATAGCTACTTACTGGACCTTCGTTGAGTCCCAAAGTGCAGATCGAGGTCCAGGTACTTCACCATATCAGTGAGCTTGTCGTATTCTGAATCCTCTCCGAGCTTAACAGAGACAAAGGATACACTCGGTACTCTCCACAGACACAGCTGAAGCTTTATAATAACCTTAATTAATACATGGTAGATTTATAGTTAATTTAACTTGTTAGCTAATAGCAAAGGTGTGGACTCAAGTCACAGTTCTGATGACTTgcaacttgacttgactttgaGCCATGTCTTGTCTGGTTAgcagttatttcactgttaacaatgaCCAGCTTTATAAACCTTTTAATAAGCAGCATTACCACCTCTTTTTATACAAACACATATCAGACATTATTCATGTGTGGTGGGGGTTGTAAAGTGGGACAGAAAAGTCCAACGTTTGTATTCATAACGTGTGACCAGCTGAGATCCACCATGTTGTCTGTTTACTCGTGACTCATCGGAGACACAACAGAGTACATGAGTAGGTCTCTTCAAAAAATGTAGGAGGAGTGAGAATATTCACAGCCAAGGTGGGAAGATTCACAAGTTAACTTAGTGTTTACTGTATTTACAGTTAATGTTAAGAGTTCTTCAGACGGAGCCATGTGTGCTTTATTGAAGAACAATGATGTTGATGGAGTACGAGTTCACTGCTCACCTGACCCCATATGGTTCCCTCGGAGTTCTCCACCTGCTCCCAGCGCAGCCTCTTCACGCTCATGTGGTTGGGGTCCGAGGCGTGGGGTCCTGACTTGGGCAGCGGAGGAGGCTCACAGGGCGGAGgcaggggtggaggtgggggcgGCTGTGCCTTGGAGATCAAGAAATGCtctttttagacattttaatcaggaaGTTTGTGCACAGTGCGCACACAGATGCTCACGAAGTTTTCAGACAGGGAGCTTTTTATTCAAACTCCGGTGTTTGATTCATCTCAAACCTCAAGGGGGATTCGGGGCACTCACAAGTTGTTAATTCTCTCCATCAGTCGCAGCAGACTAAATGAACGTCCAATTAGGCTTGGGCTGGAAAGGTGTTATCACACTCAATTTTTGAGCAGACGCTGGCGTTTGATTGAGATCTACCTTATTTTCCTTCCGTGTTTATCGTGATCTTTAGTTCTCTTCTCTTGAAATGTGCAACAGAAGCAAACAGCGGGTGAACTGCCAAAAGCTGCGGGAGGATTTTTTGCTCCGTCAGTCTCTTGGTTTTCCCATTTGCGTTCACATATTGTGATGTGCCAAATATAACAGTAAAGCTTGAAGGTATTATCCTGCATGATGCCACTTCTCAACTTTTTTCTGACACTTCTGTTGCTAGGcgctctctgctgtgctgctgctgtgctcccAGTGTTTCCATGATGATTCATTCATGTCACATGTGATATTTTCAGTGATTTACAAGCATACATACACTTTCACCTGCGTTACTTTCCAATCCTCCGTTCTATCAACAACTCCATTTGATTACACATGagcgaaataaaaaaaactgaactgagTGGTAGTACGAGTGCTGCTGGGTCATAAAAAATGTCATTCTGATCAATAGCAGGTGGGATGCAGGTGGGTGAAATACGTCTTTAATGAGGAAAAATCAATGACATTactgcagcagaaacaacagATCTGTCTCTCCATTAAGAGAGCAGGTACATCAGCTTTAGTTCACTGATTATTTAAATCTCCGGATACATAGAGAGGATCAGTCAGAATTTCATGGTTAATAATGTAAAGGTAGACGTTACCTGTTGCGACTGGTGCTCCTGCCGTGTGCTCTCATAGGTCTTAGTGTGAGTGGGGAGGGTGGAGTGAGTGGCCGGAGGCTGGGAGAGCAGAGCGGGGCCTTGGCTCTGACACTGGGACGGGCTGTGATCCTGCAGGGACGGCGGCAGCGGCCCCTGGTAGCTGTGTTGGTGGTGGAGCTGGTGGTGCCTCTGGAGGACGAGCTGGCTCGGTCTCAGCGGCTGAGGCGAGGGCTGGGGGGACGGCTGAAGGATGGGCTGGGGTTGGCTGAGCTGCCGGGGGAGGTAGCGCGACGGCTGGGAGGAGCGCAGGGTGGTGGAAACCAGGGTGGTGGTGTGGACGTGCGAGAGGCGGGTGGAGGTGGCCTGAAAGCGCTGGTGAGTTTTGTCTGCGTCTTCTCTGGTGGGGAGCACcttgtggagaggagagcggTTGGATAGGATGGTCCTTGGAGGGGGCGGGGGAGGGGGGATGATGGGGTGGTGGGGCTGGAAGGGCATCCGGCTCCGCGGGACGTGCTCTGGGGAGAAGCGGACCGGCGGCATGGGGTCAGTGAACTGAGCGGGAGGCGGTATGAGAGACTGGAAAGGCGGGGGAGGTGGGGGGCTCTGGGTGGGAGGAGGTGGGATGTGTTCAGATCCAGACGAGTAAGTGGGGGACGAGGCTTCGTCGCTGCTACTGTGATCCTcactgctgccactgctgaGCCGCCGGGGCATGAAGCCCAGGTCCTGGTCGTCCTGGAAACTCATCTGCAGGGAGGAGCGGCACAACATCAGACATGATAATCACAACTTTCTACTGTACTCTAAAATCAAGATGTTAAAAAATGCATGgtctattttttttgttgttttttttgtttttaagcttGCCTGTCACTCTTCTTATGGAGCAGAAAAAACATGAAGGCCACTAAATGAAACAACTTGCTAATCTGctaattattaaaaaacacatgcacTTAATAATCAGTTATTCAGCCCGTCTATTACTGGAacaccagaaaataaaaaagtaaagatatgaAGTTGACTTTAAAATGCTATACTAAAAGTGAATTATCTAAATATGCTGCTCTCCCAGTTTCCCAGACGACAAACACTAAACCACCCTGACAAAGACGTAACACAGTTATGTTTGTTCGATGATTAAACATCAGCCAGCCTTAGATTTCTACTCAATAGGCAGATATAAAATTAGACTCTACTTTATAACCGAGTATCATGTTTTACTTACAGGCATCCCTCTTCTTCTGAAACCATGACAACCACCTTGATATATCTGTTCATGTGACACAAGTGTTCATTGTAGCGTACATTAGAGCTGCTCTAATGTAAACATGCATCACTACAACGTCATGACTTTAATCAAATGTGAATTTGCTTATTATGTAGCTGATAATAGTGCAAATGCACATAAATGTTGGTACATGtaatatttttgcattaaaagaaGCAAAACAGTGACTGTGAGACATTAGCTTAACTGTCATGAACAAACAACAT
Above is a genomic segment from Sparus aurata chromosome 20, fSpaAur1.1, whole genome shotgun sequence containing:
- the grid2ipb gene encoding delphilin isoform X8, with product MNCLGIFIPKKHRQRFDEAVSQNVINRLCRSKSISEPQGRIRRSRSEDHSDRRHGSKRASSVPRDGEPGGRGDAERDRTSRKSVAGIPPHPPIGPNQRIVRVYRGKKNFGFTLRGHAPVCIDSVIPDSPAEECGLKTGDRILFLNGLDMRNCSHEKVVSMLQGSGAMPTLVVEEGPSEYSSDQTDPEESPSMAPTTLPRSRSPALSSLQWVAEILPPSIKVHGRTFSQQLEHLLTIQERYTVCKALETFFQHRNVDTLIVDVFPVLDTPAKQLIWQFIHQLLTYDEQERCQSKLSRFLGCKSSAATLEPDVGPEHHRRSSSMRVTGTSYRSCVRERSSDDCIIGTHLGMGIHVDENGSPEERQSGDGTSFPESPDLNHMTGVYTELENVYAGKSVPPLQGGSSGEPEGPGQTEAYGRSLSPLTLPPLTGNRKSGLTLSWKEPLPTPIYEIHHQSSVDSNPYVSLESPPASPQHSDSGPNTLTRRKKLFTFSRPPRSRDTDKFLDALSEQLGHRVTLVDDFVPGENDYEEIYQGGCHGFRRRGMPMSFQDDQDLGFMPRRLSSGSSEDHSSSDEASSPTYSSGSEHIPPPPTQSPPPPPPFQSLIPPPAQFTDPMPPVRFSPEHVPRSRMPFQPHHPIIPPPPPPPRTILSNRSPLHKVLPTREDADKTHQRFQATSTRLSHVHTTTLVSTTLRSSQPSRYLPRQLSQPQPILQPSPQPSPQPLRPSQLVLQRHHQLHHQHSYQGPLPPSLQDHSPSQCQSQGPALLSQPPATHSTLPTHTKTYESTRQEHQSQQAQPPPPPPLPPPCEPPPLPKSGPHASDPNHMSVKRLRWEQVENSEGTIWGQLGEDSEYDKLTDMVKYLDLDLHFGTQRRSISPPEPPAFLPENFKKKDVVEILSHKKAYNASILIAHLKLSVSELRQILMNMTTDRLEPAHIKQLLLYAPDEEEVKQYEQFDQDPAKLSEPDQFIFQMLMVPEYKTRLRSLHFKTTLQERTEEMKVAYDYIYKASVELKSSKKLAKILEFVLAMGNYLNNGQPKSNRTTSFKINFLTELSTTKTVDGKSTFLHILAKSLCQHFPELLNFSRDLTTVALAAKVNQRAITAELSDLHTTIQDIRTACLKIQPTSEDHFASVMSSFLENSHPAIQSLESLQTRAMEEFSKVASYFGEDGKSTKTEAFFGIFSDFISKFERALSETQTPDNPRSPRLSSPLAW
- the grid2ipb gene encoding delphilin isoform X10; the protein is MNCLGIFIPKKHRQRFDEAVSQNVINRLCRSKSISEPQGRIRRSRSEDHSDRRHGSKRASSVPRDGEPGGRGDAERDRTSRKSVAGIPPHPPIGPNQRIVRVYRGKKNFGFTLRGHAPVCIDSVIPDSPAEECGLKTGDRILFLNGLDMRNCSHEKVVSMLQGSGAMPTLVVEEGPSEYSSDQTDPEESPSMAPTTLPRSRSPALSSLQWVAEILPPSIKVHGRTFSQQLEHLLTIQERYTVCKALETFFQHRNVDTLIVDVFPVLDTPAKQLIWQFIHQLLTYDEQERCQSKLSRFLGCKSSAATLEPDVGPEHHRRSSSMRVTGTSYRSCVRERSSDDCIIGTHLGMGIHVDENGSPEERQSGDGTSFPESPDLNHMTGVYTELENVYAGKSVPPLQGGSSGEPEGPGQTEAYGRSLSPLTLPPLTGNRKSGLTLSWKEPLPTPIYEIHHQSSVDSNPYVSLESPPASPQHSDSGPNTLTRRKKLFTFSRPPRSRDTDKFLDALSEQLGHRVTLVDDFVPGENDYEEMSFQDDQDLGFMPRRLSSGSSEDHSSSDEASSPTYSSGSEHIPPPPTQSPPPPPPFQSLIPPPAQFTDPMPPVRFSPEHVPRSRMPFQPHHPIIPPPPPPPRTILSNRSPLHKVLPTREDADKTHQRFQATSTRLSHVHTTTLVSTTLRSSQPSRYLPRQLSQPQPILQPSPQPSPQPLRPSQLVLQRHHQLHHQHSYQGPLPPSLQDHSPSQCQSQGPALLSQPPATHSTLPTHTKTYESTRQEHQSQQAQPPPPPPLPPPCEPPPLPKSGPHASDPNHMSVKRLRWEQVENSEGTIWGQLGEDSEYDKLTDMVKYLDLDLHFGTQRRSISPPEPPAFLPENFKKKDVVEILSHKKAYNASILIAHLKLSVSELRQILMNMTTDRLEPAHIKQLLLYAPDEEEVKQYEQFDQDPAKLSEPDQFIFQMLMVPEYKTRLRSLHFKTTLQERTEEMKVAYDYIYKASVELKSSKKLAKILEFVLAMGNYLNNGQPKSNRTTSFKINFLTELSTTKTVDGKSTFLHILAKSLCQHFPELLNFSRDLTTVALAAKVNQRAITAELSDLHTTIQDIRTACLKIQPTSEDHFASVMSSFLENSHPAIQSLESLQTRAMEEFSKVASYFGEDGKSTKTEAFFGIFSDFISKFERALSETQTPDNPRSPRLSSPLAW